A section of the Gloeobacter violaceus PCC 7421 genome encodes:
- a CDS encoding PAS domain-containing sensor histidine kinase, with protein sequence MDELLVDNGTDGGHRRALEQSELRYRQLVELSPDAIFVQCEGKVVFINGAGGRLLGAETSAQIVGKPVLELIHPCDREAVRRRMELLQAGTAVPLLEERFLRLDGTVVEVEVLASAMTYQGKPAAHVLARDIGERKRAQHEREQLLERRRQALATAEQSEERYRLLIEAIPQLVWTTTADGRCDYLSQQWVHYTGIPEAEQLGMGWLAAVHPEDRPRASACWLAAVADRAIYDLEYRLRAADGSYRWFKTRGRPVRDAGGRIVRWFGTCTDMQDQKTAQEERERLIAHQQQYAARLKKLSEASLAINLALSVEEVVEVITFQASAIIGTHQAVTSMTIDADWGRAINAVYLSEKYAAWRDFRGRPNGAAIYARVCDTNRPMRLNQAQLDAHPHWRTFGNADTEHPPLRGWLAAPLVARDGRNIGLIQLSDKCEEEFTAEDEAIVVQLAQMASVAIENARLFEAEQTARALAEQARREAEAANRAKDEFLAVLSHELRTPLNPIIGFAQLLRRKSGLSAADYRALETIERNGRLQAQLIDDVLDVSRIISGKMRVELRAVDLLPVVAAAIEAVRSPAELKGICLSGRLDDGATAVADPTRMQQVVWNLLTNAIKFTPEGGRVVIDLCRGDRTLLIRVSDSGIGISPDFLPYVFERFRQADGTSTRKHSGLGLGLAIVRHIVELHGGAVSAQSDGVGQGTTFCVELPLYTCEPTA encoded by the coding sequence ATGGACGAATTGCTGGTGGACAACGGAACCGACGGGGGGCACCGGCGGGCGCTTGAGCAAAGCGAATTGCGCTACCGGCAGTTGGTCGAACTGTCCCCCGACGCGATTTTCGTGCAGTGCGAGGGCAAAGTCGTCTTCATCAACGGGGCCGGGGGCCGGCTGCTGGGTGCAGAGACGTCCGCACAGATCGTCGGTAAGCCGGTACTCGAACTGATTCATCCGTGCGATCGCGAGGCGGTCAGGCGGCGTATGGAACTGCTGCAGGCCGGTACGGCGGTGCCGCTGCTGGAGGAACGGTTTTTGCGCCTGGACGGCACGGTGGTCGAAGTCGAAGTGCTCGCCTCGGCGATGACCTACCAGGGCAAACCCGCCGCCCATGTCCTGGCCCGCGACATCGGCGAGCGCAAGCGCGCCCAGCACGAACGCGAACAACTGCTGGAGCGGCGGCGGCAGGCCCTTGCCACCGCCGAGCAGAGCGAAGAGCGCTACCGGTTGCTCATCGAGGCGATCCCGCAACTGGTGTGGACGACGACCGCCGACGGCCGGTGCGACTATCTCAGTCAGCAGTGGGTCCATTACACGGGCATCCCGGAGGCCGAACAGTTGGGTATGGGCTGGCTGGCGGCCGTCCATCCCGAGGACCGCCCTCGGGCGAGCGCCTGCTGGCTGGCGGCGGTGGCCGATCGCGCAATTTATGATCTGGAGTACCGTTTGCGGGCGGCGGACGGCTCCTACCGCTGGTTTAAGACCCGGGGCAGGCCGGTCCGCGACGCCGGCGGCCGGATTGTCCGCTGGTTTGGCACCTGCACCGACATGCAGGATCAAAAAACCGCCCAGGAGGAGCGCGAGCGGCTCATCGCGCACCAGCAGCAGTACGCGGCGCGCCTCAAAAAACTCTCAGAAGCGTCGCTCGCCATCAACCTGGCCCTTTCGGTGGAGGAAGTGGTGGAGGTGATCACCTTCCAGGCCAGTGCGATCATCGGCACCCACCAAGCGGTGACAAGCATGACCATCGACGCCGACTGGGGCCGGGCAATCAATGCGGTCTATCTCTCAGAAAAGTACGCCGCCTGGCGCGATTTTCGCGGCCGACCGAACGGAGCGGCCATCTACGCGCGCGTGTGCGACACCAATCGGCCGATGCGCCTGAACCAGGCGCAACTGGATGCACACCCGCACTGGCGGACCTTCGGCAACGCCGATACGGAACACCCGCCGCTGCGCGGTTGGCTTGCGGCCCCCCTGGTGGCCCGGGACGGGCGCAATATCGGGCTTATCCAGCTTTCGGACAAGTGCGAGGAGGAATTTACCGCCGAGGACGAGGCGATCGTGGTGCAGTTGGCTCAGATGGCCTCGGTGGCGATCGAGAACGCCCGGCTATTCGAGGCGGAGCAGACCGCCCGCGCCCTTGCAGAGCAAGCCCGCCGCGAAGCGGAAGCCGCCAACCGCGCCAAAGACGAGTTTCTGGCGGTGCTCAGCCACGAGTTGCGCACTCCCCTCAACCCGATCATCGGTTTTGCTCAGCTTTTGCGCCGCAAAAGCGGTCTGAGTGCGGCAGACTACCGGGCGCTTGAGACTATCGAGCGCAACGGTCGCCTGCAGGCGCAACTCATCGACGATGTGCTCGATGTGTCGCGCATCATCTCGGGCAAGATGCGCGTCGAGTTGCGTGCGGTCGACCTGTTGCCCGTGGTGGCTGCTGCCATCGAAGCGGTGCGCTCCCCGGCCGAGCTCAAGGGCATCTGCCTGTCGGGCCGGCTCGACGATGGGGCGACGGCGGTGGCAGACCCGACCCGGATGCAGCAGGTGGTCTGGAATTTGCTCACCAACGCGATCAAATTTACCCCCGAGGGCGGCCGGGTGGTGATCGATCTGTGCCGCGGCGACCGCACGCTTCTCATCCGCGTGAGCGACTCGGGTATCGGCATCAGCCCCGACTTCTTGCCCTACGTCTTTGAGCGCTTTCGCCAGGCGGACGGCACCAGTACCCGCAAGCACAGCGGCCTGGGGCTGGGTCTCGCCATCGTGCGGCACATCGTGGAATTGCACGGCGGCGCGGTAAGCGCCCAGAGCGACGGCGTCGGTCAGGGCACCACTTTTTGCGTCGAGTTGCCGCTCTATACCTGTGAACCGACAGCTTAA
- a CDS encoding NAD(P)H dehydrogenase subunit NdhS gives MTPELRPGMPVKVINPRDLYYGFEGQIQKVVDGYVGVIFGGATWIKHVRFVPSDLTVIEPRGKKRGK, from the coding sequence GTGACCCCCGAATTGCGTCCGGGCATGCCGGTCAAAGTGATCAACCCCCGGGATCTTTATTACGGCTTCGAAGGCCAGATTCAAAAGGTCGTCGACGGCTACGTGGGGGTGATCTTCGGCGGTGCCACCTGGATCAAGCACGTGCGCTTCGTCCCGTCGGATCTGACGGTGATCGAACCGCGGGGCAAAAAGCGCGGCAAGTAG
- a CDS encoding BPSS1187 family protein — MCPSQTYQQRDLAGGIACAIQPSRTDSAVTDLDSSGRGFGYHVIGVPSDPTKIKGTFMYLGGSGDRPFDPNGDRYSNLEIIENGIALGYMVIQLAHANTDPVGILCGNNDACYGATRQEIIYGTSSSSAVSVNTANSIMNRLSALSRFLKSNYSLSYLLPAAISGTKVNWPKMRLGGSSQGGGHAGFIARDNASERVCFLSSPVDTVTVSSDASGSRQTVSAAWVTSTTWKTPTSQLRGVAHEDDDYFASITTNYKTLGMKESTSETNPNNNWVRITVSAGNPHTAPGRDGNLAYAREWSCFK, encoded by the coding sequence GTGTGTCCGTCCCAGACCTATCAGCAGCGCGATCTGGCGGGAGGCATCGCTTGTGCCATCCAGCCGAGCCGCACCGATTCGGCCGTCACCGATCTCGACTCGAGCGGTAGAGGGTTTGGTTATCACGTGATCGGCGTACCGAGCGATCCGACTAAGATCAAGGGCACATTTATGTACCTGGGGGGCTCGGGCGATCGGCCGTTTGATCCGAACGGCGATCGCTACTCGAATCTGGAGATTATCGAAAACGGTATTGCCCTGGGCTACATGGTCATCCAACTGGCCCACGCCAACACTGACCCGGTGGGCATCCTCTGCGGCAACAACGACGCCTGCTACGGGGCGACGCGCCAGGAGATCATCTACGGCACGTCCTCTTCTTCGGCGGTGAGCGTCAATACCGCCAACAGCATCATGAATCGCCTGAGCGCACTCTCGCGCTTTCTCAAGAGCAATTATTCGCTGAGCTATTTATTGCCCGCCGCGATCAGCGGCACCAAGGTGAACTGGCCGAAGATGCGCCTGGGGGGGAGCAGCCAGGGGGGCGGTCACGCCGGCTTTATCGCGCGGGACAACGCCTCGGAGCGGGTGTGCTTTCTCTCCTCGCCGGTGGACACAGTGACGGTCTCCAGCGACGCCTCCGGCTCGCGGCAAACCGTCTCCGCCGCCTGGGTGACCAGCACCACCTGGAAGACACCCACTTCTCAGTTGCGGGGGGTCGCCCACGAGGACGACGATTATTTCGCGAGCATCACCACCAACTACAAAACCCTCGGCATGAAAGAATCGACCAGCGAGACCAACCCCAACAACAACTGGGTGCGCATTACTGTTAGTGCCGGCAATCCTCACACCGCCCCCGGCCGCGACGGCAATCTCGCCTACGCGCGCGAGTGGTCCTGCTTCAAGTGA
- the cobA gene encoding uroporphyrinogen-III C-methyltransferase, which translates to MPGTVYLVGAGPAGAEYLTVRGRELLEQAEVVLYDDLADPHLLKLASAAQLIDVGKRAGRPGADQGEIGRLLVTHCQAGRRVVRLKAGDPLVFGRAAAELGALVAAGCNFEIVPGVSSALAACAFAGIPLTDRALGRHFCVMSGHDIGTLPWQHLAHIDTLVILMGTRHLEAIAEQLMDYGRPAAMPVAVIFWAGRSEQRTVVGTLEDIASRVAPSGEPAVIVVGPVVRRRECFDWFDRRALFGKHILVTRAADQAGGFSAQLEALGASVLEMPALVVTAPTSWEPLDRAIAQLAGYRWLLLTSANGVEAFFARLTHHRRDLRALGGVRVAAVGPKTAQAARTHGLICDFVPGQYVSDGLLTDFPDIAGIYGERVLFVRVESGGRETITEQFRRWGALVDEVAGYATGCPDSAEPGCVAALRAGRIDCATFASAKTVRHFARLLQGEELESLLRKVRIASIGPQTSAACRETLGRVDVEAEVFTLDGLAQAIVADLGTGRATGPTDEQ; encoded by the coding sequence ATGCCGGGTACGGTCTATCTGGTGGGGGCGGGACCGGCCGGGGCCGAGTATTTGACCGTCCGCGGCCGGGAGCTGTTGGAGCAGGCCGAGGTCGTTCTCTACGACGATCTGGCAGACCCGCACTTGCTGAAACTCGCTAGTGCGGCCCAACTCATCGATGTCGGCAAGCGGGCCGGCCGGCCGGGAGCCGACCAGGGCGAGATCGGCCGCCTGCTGGTAACCCACTGTCAGGCGGGCCGTAGGGTGGTGCGGCTAAAGGCGGGCGACCCGCTTGTCTTTGGCCGCGCTGCGGCGGAACTAGGAGCGCTGGTGGCGGCCGGGTGCAACTTTGAGATCGTGCCGGGGGTGAGTTCCGCCCTTGCCGCCTGCGCGTTTGCCGGCATCCCGCTCACCGACCGTGCCCTCGGCCGCCACTTTTGCGTGATGAGTGGCCACGATATCGGCACCCTACCCTGGCAGCATCTGGCCCACATCGACACGCTCGTCATCTTGATGGGCACCCGCCACCTCGAGGCGATCGCCGAGCAGCTGATGGACTACGGCCGTCCGGCGGCGATGCCGGTGGCGGTGATCTTCTGGGCAGGGCGGTCCGAGCAGCGCACGGTGGTGGGTACCCTCGAAGACATCGCAAGCCGGGTTGCGCCCTCCGGCGAGCCGGCGGTGATCGTCGTGGGACCGGTGGTCCGCCGCCGCGAGTGCTTCGACTGGTTTGACCGCCGAGCGCTGTTTGGAAAACACATCCTCGTCACCCGCGCGGCCGATCAAGCCGGGGGATTCAGTGCCCAACTGGAGGCACTGGGTGCCTCGGTCCTGGAGATGCCCGCCCTGGTAGTCACTGCGCCCACCAGCTGGGAACCGCTCGATCGGGCCATTGCCCAGCTGGCCGGCTACCGCTGGCTGTTGCTGACCTCCGCCAACGGCGTGGAGGCGTTCTTTGCGCGTCTGACCCACCACAGACGCGACCTGCGCGCCCTGGGCGGGGTGCGCGTCGCCGCCGTCGGACCCAAGACTGCCCAGGCCGCCCGCACCCATGGACTGATCTGCGACTTCGTACCGGGTCAGTACGTCTCCGACGGACTGCTTACCGATTTTCCGGACATCGCCGGGATCTATGGGGAGCGGGTGCTCTTTGTGCGGGTCGAATCCGGAGGCCGCGAGACGATCACCGAGCAGTTTCGCCGCTGGGGCGCTCTTGTCGATGAGGTCGCAGGCTACGCTACCGGCTGCCCGGATAGCGCCGAGCCGGGCTGCGTCGCCGCTCTACGCGCAGGCCGGATCGACTGTGCCACCTTCGCCAGCGCCAAAACCGTGCGCCATTTTGCCCGCCTCCTCCAAGGCGAGGAGCTGGAATCGCTTCTGAGAAAAGTGCGTATTGCTTCGATCGGGCCGCAGACCAGTGCTGCCTGCCGCGAGACACTGGGGCGGGTGGACGTCGAGGCCGAAGTCTTTACCCTCGATGGACTCGCCCAGGCGATTGTCGCCGATCTCGGCACCGGCAGGGCGACCGGGCCGACAGACGAACAATGA
- a CDS encoding branched-chain amino acid ABC transporter permease, with protein sequence MQELVQQLVNGITLGSVYALIALGYTMVYGILELINFAHGEVFMVGAFVALGVFVVLGGAGLPWWLLLLAALLCAMAVCSLLGMGLERLAYRPLLSEAKPLGAVELGVIAASGSGIWWLYHQLKGGLSQAEWWLGPAVGLGAAAAFWGLFAYLGRSGPARKTPRLSLLITALGASILLQNAMRLIVGSRDRILPEVLPAWSFTLAGVQITAPQILTVGVSVTAMVLLTWLVQSTRLGKAMRATAQDIEAAQLMGINTRLIIVIVFVLGSSLAAVAGVLFGIFFKSINFFIGFQAGLKAFTAAVLGGIGNIPGAVLGGLLLGLLESLGSGYISSEWKDVFAFIVLVGVLLLRPSGLLGENVPEKV encoded by the coding sequence TTGCAAGAACTGGTTCAGCAGCTGGTCAACGGCATCACCCTTGGCAGTGTGTACGCCCTCATCGCCCTGGGCTACACGATGGTTTACGGCATCCTGGAACTGATCAATTTTGCCCACGGCGAAGTGTTCATGGTTGGAGCTTTCGTCGCCCTGGGGGTGTTCGTGGTGCTGGGCGGCGCAGGGTTGCCCTGGTGGTTGCTGCTGCTTGCGGCTCTGCTGTGTGCGATGGCCGTCTGCTCGCTGCTGGGTATGGGGCTTGAACGCCTCGCCTACCGGCCGCTCCTGAGCGAAGCGAAACCGCTCGGGGCGGTGGAACTGGGCGTGATCGCGGCAAGCGGCAGCGGCATCTGGTGGCTGTACCATCAGCTCAAAGGCGGCCTATCCCAGGCGGAGTGGTGGTTGGGGCCGGCGGTGGGTCTGGGGGCCGCCGCCGCGTTTTGGGGGCTTTTTGCTTACCTTGGCCGCAGCGGTCCGGCGCGCAAGACGCCGCGCCTGTCGCTGCTGATCACGGCGCTGGGGGCCTCGATTTTGCTGCAGAACGCCATGCGCCTCATCGTCGGCAGCCGCGATCGGATCCTGCCCGAGGTGCTGCCGGCGTGGAGCTTTACGCTGGCGGGGGTGCAGATTACCGCGCCGCAAATACTGACGGTGGGGGTGAGCGTTACGGCGATGGTCTTGCTCACCTGGCTGGTGCAGAGCACGCGCTTGGGCAAGGCGATGCGCGCCACGGCCCAGGACATCGAGGCGGCCCAGTTGATGGGCATCAACACCCGCCTGATCATCGTCATCGTCTTTGTCCTCGGCTCCAGCCTGGCGGCGGTAGCAGGGGTTCTGTTCGGCATATTCTTTAAATCGATCAATTTTTTCATCGGCTTCCAGGCCGGTCTCAAGGCGTTCACCGCCGCGGTCTTGGGAGGAATCGGCAACATTCCTGGGGCGGTGTTGGGAGGGCTGTTGCTCGGGTTGCTCGAATCACTGGGGTCGGGCTATATTTCGAGTGAATGGAAAGACGTATTTGCGTTTATAGTGCTGGTCGGTGTGCTTTTGCTTCGCCCCTCGGGGCTTCTGGGCGAGAATGTGCCCGAAAAAGTTTGA
- the ebsA gene encoding type IV pilus biogenesis protein EbsA produces the protein MESPETRSIAPIELAVYLPYMQAARRPALPGALSLFKRGGLEGVRQIEGAAAMPWSARWDVRSLPVDPTQCRLDFREGACSFKREMVLPTFELVGFLAESLAAGGSPGDFSAGFYRRLFGA, from the coding sequence ATGGAAAGTCCCGAGACCCGCTCCATCGCCCCAATCGAGCTTGCGGTGTATTTGCCCTATATGCAGGCCGCCCGCCGTCCGGCGTTGCCGGGTGCGCTGTCACTGTTCAAGCGCGGCGGCCTCGAGGGGGTGCGGCAAATCGAAGGGGCGGCGGCGATGCCCTGGTCGGCTCGCTGGGACGTTCGGAGTTTACCGGTCGATCCGACCCAGTGCCGGTTGGATTTTCGGGAAGGCGCGTGCTCGTTCAAACGCGAGATGGTACTGCCGACTTTTGAACTGGTCGGTTTTTTGGCCGAATCGCTCGCCGCAGGAGGCTCTCCCGGCGATTTTTCCGCCGGTTTCTACCGGCGGCTGTTCGGAGCGTAG
- a CDS encoding acyl-CoA desaturase yields the protein MTAQSPATQATPISWVFVGFMAFIHLGALAALWQFSWSALALAIFLHWALGCLGITLGFHRLLSHRSFTVPKPLEYFLALLGTLCLQGGPVLWVAHHRLHHAHSDTEADPHDSNRGFWWSHWGWMFYMPEERLNFDHYSRYAKDLARDPVHRFLNRNMIPLQLAFAALLYLLGGWPFVLWGIFVRLVVVFHCTWLINSACHQWGYRSHQTDDHSTNLWWAAILAYGEGWHNNHHAMPRSARHGLAWWEIDVTWSVIWILSKLGLARNVQLPTS from the coding sequence ATGACCGCCCAGAGCCCTGCCACCCAGGCCACGCCTATCTCCTGGGTCTTCGTCGGTTTTATGGCCTTTATTCACCTTGGTGCCCTGGCGGCGCTGTGGCAGTTTTCGTGGTCGGCCCTGGCGCTGGCCATTTTTTTGCACTGGGCGCTCGGCTGCCTGGGGATCACCCTCGGTTTTCACCGTCTGCTCAGCCACCGCAGCTTCACGGTGCCCAAGCCGCTTGAATATTTCCTGGCCTTGCTCGGCACTCTATGCCTGCAAGGTGGTCCCGTCCTCTGGGTGGCGCACCACCGCCTGCACCACGCCCACTCCGACACCGAGGCCGACCCGCACGATTCGAACCGAGGTTTTTGGTGGAGCCACTGGGGCTGGATGTTCTACATGCCCGAGGAGCGGCTCAACTTCGATCACTACTCGCGCTACGCCAAGGATCTGGCCCGCGACCCGGTGCACCGGTTTCTCAACCGCAATATGATCCCTCTCCAGTTGGCCTTTGCAGCGCTTTTGTACCTGTTGGGCGGCTGGCCGTTCGTGCTGTGGGGCATCTTCGTGCGGCTGGTGGTCGTATTCCACTGCACCTGGCTGATCAATTCCGCCTGCCACCAGTGGGGCTACCGCAGCCACCAGACCGACGACCACTCCACCAACCTCTGGTGGGCGGCGATCCTGGCCTACGGTGAAGGCTGGCACAACAACCACCACGCCATGCCGCGCTCTGCCCGCCACGGCCTTGCCTGGTGGGAGATCGACGTCACCTGGAGTGTGATCTGGATACTCAGCAAGCTCGGCCTGGCCCGCAACGTCCAATTGCCGACCTCTTAG
- a CDS encoding diacylglycerol kinase family protein: MAETLSKSFTYAGSGILYATATQRNFRIHLIVGTMAFMLGACLRITLLEMAVIGLTVAFVLALELINTAVEATVDLIVGDQYHRLAGIAKDCAAGAVLVGSSAALVVAACILLPPLWRALF; this comes from the coding sequence GTGGCCGAAACGCTCTCCAAAAGCTTCACCTACGCCGGGAGCGGCATTCTCTACGCCACGGCCACGCAGCGCAACTTTCGCATTCATCTCATCGTGGGCACGATGGCCTTTATGCTCGGGGCCTGCTTGCGCATCACACTGTTGGAGATGGCGGTCATCGGCCTCACGGTCGCCTTTGTGCTGGCCCTTGAACTCATCAACACCGCCGTCGAGGCGACGGTGGATCTGATCGTGGGCGATCAGTACCACCGTCTGGCGGGTATCGCTAAGGACTGCGCCGCCGGAGCGGTGCTGGTCGGATCGAGCGCGGCGCTGGTGGTGGCCGCCTGTATCCTGCTGCCGCCGCTGTGGCGGGCGCTGTTCTAG
- the ybeY gene encoding rRNA maturation RNase YbeY, producing MAVVPTAVELCIQAAVDDPVGEARWQSWFDQWLLELQSAGAVELTLRLTDDAEIRRLNARFRGVDAPTDVLSFEFEADDTQALIAEEPLYLGDIVVSVPTATRQAREFGHTLEVELAWLAVHGLLHLLGWDHPDEQSWRAMVTQQARLLKGVNVVYDWPSVYPVG from the coding sequence ATGGCGGTTGTGCCGACGGCTGTCGAGTTGTGCATCCAGGCTGCGGTCGATGACCCGGTTGGGGAAGCGCGCTGGCAATCTTGGTTCGACCAGTGGCTTCTGGAGTTGCAATCGGCGGGGGCGGTGGAGTTGACCTTGCGCCTGACCGACGACGCTGAGATCCGCAGGCTCAACGCCCGCTTTCGCGGCGTCGATGCCCCCACGGACGTCCTCTCCTTTGAATTTGAAGCGGACGACACACAAGCGCTGATTGCGGAGGAGCCCCTGTATCTTGGGGATATCGTCGTCTCTGTGCCGACGGCGACAAGGCAGGCGCGCGAATTCGGGCACACTTTAGAAGTGGAACTGGCCTGGTTGGCTGTCCATGGTCTGTTGCATCTGTTGGGATGGGACCACCCGGACGAGCAAAGCTGGCGGGCCATGGTGACACAGCAAGCGCGATTGCTTAAAGGAGTGAACGTTGTCTATGACTGGCCAAGCGTCTACCCAGTCGGCTAA